The proteins below are encoded in one region of Brevundimonas fontaquae:
- a CDS encoding right-handed parallel beta-helix repeat-containing protein: MTAALALALLTLQAPADRPCTPQEVAALTAPSTQPYRLTCQADLSGVDIRRRVLIEGAEGSGASLDCGGGTIRAPGPATTAAPTIAVWSRREGDRWSRPVDVTIRNCTVVGNVRIWGMGAGGSMRDLLASSRTAGHTQAAQSAAPIRVTLDRVRFEGAGTIPLYVGPGVTRTTVTRSRFVGRSTSTAIYLDAESAGALIQDNDFDIRTGREQVAVDGSGANRIVGNRLALHGKGGVFLYRNCGEDGVIRHQTPSYNQITDNLFTGAGWLRPRAVVIGSREGGRRYCGDDRGWPFGSSADDGDGATGNLAARNIVRR; this comes from the coding sequence ATGACGGCGGCGCTGGCTCTCGCCCTGCTGACCCTCCAGGCCCCGGCCGACCGGCCGTGCACGCCGCAAGAGGTGGCGGCGCTGACGGCGCCATCGACGCAGCCGTATCGCCTGACCTGCCAAGCCGACCTGTCGGGCGTCGATATCCGCCGTCGCGTGCTGATCGAGGGCGCGGAAGGCTCAGGGGCATCACTGGATTGCGGAGGCGGGACGATCCGCGCGCCGGGCCCGGCGACGACCGCCGCCCCGACCATCGCCGTCTGGTCTCGCCGCGAGGGCGATCGGTGGTCGCGGCCGGTCGATGTGACGATCCGAAACTGCACCGTCGTCGGCAATGTGCGGATCTGGGGCATGGGGGCGGGCGGATCGATGCGCGACCTGCTGGCCTCGTCACGCACCGCCGGACACACGCAAGCGGCCCAGTCCGCCGCGCCGATCCGCGTCACCCTGGACCGGGTTCGGTTCGAGGGCGCGGGGACCATTCCCCTCTATGTCGGGCCGGGGGTGACGCGCACCACCGTGACGCGGTCCCGCTTCGTGGGCCGTTCGACCTCGACCGCCATCTATCTGGACGCCGAGAGCGCGGGCGCGCTCATCCAGGACAACGATTTCGATATCCGCACCGGGCGCGAGCAGGTCGCGGTGGACGGGTCGGGCGCCAACCGCATCGTCGGCAACCGGCTGGCGCTGCACGGCAAAGGCGGGGTGTTTCTGTACCGCAACTGCGGCGAGGACGGCGTGATCCGCCACCAGACGCCGTCCTATAATCAAATTACGGACAATCTGTTCACCGGCGCGGGCTGGTTGCGGCCGCGCGCAGTGGTGATCGGGTCGCGCGAGGGCGGGCGACGCTACTGCGGCGACGATCGCGGCTGGCCGTTCGGGTCCAGCGCGGACGACGGCGACGGGGCCACGGGCAATCTGGCGGCTCGGAACATCGTGCGGCGCTGA
- a CDS encoding PA-phosphatase encodes MKRVAALSAATAILLAVGCAGAPKPGEATPMAGFLGDEAIAQLTDAVPPAPAPGSVADLADKAASARFVVLEDGDRWLLATAHAELRPPLALQHFDCALGVRLGSAETPALDRVMARIFHDANSAAERVKARQARLRPVGEDPSRRACQTLTPAARRSASYPSGSAAVATAYGEAFAALEPDRAEAVRRIGHEIGVSRLVCAMHYPTDFAVGERIGRDVAAKAVATPAFQADMTAARAELAAARRSGLTNPGCAAERAALAIPLP; translated from the coding sequence GTGAAGCGGGTCGCCGCCCTGAGCGCGGCGACGGCGATCCTGCTGGCCGTGGGGTGCGCCGGCGCGCCCAAGCCGGGCGAAGCGACACCGATGGCGGGCTTCCTAGGCGATGAAGCGATCGCCCAACTCACGGATGCGGTCCCGCCAGCCCCGGCGCCGGGGTCCGTCGCGGACCTGGCGGACAAGGCTGCCTCGGCGCGGTTTGTGGTGCTGGAAGACGGCGACCGATGGCTGCTGGCGACCGCCCATGCAGAGTTGCGTCCGCCCTTGGCCTTGCAACATTTCGACTGCGCCTTGGGCGTGAGGCTGGGGTCGGCCGAGACGCCGGCGCTGGACCGGGTGATGGCGCGGATATTCCATGATGCGAACAGTGCGGCCGAACGCGTCAAGGCGCGCCAGGCGCGGCTGCGGCCGGTCGGCGAAGATCCCAGTCGCCGCGCCTGCCAGACCCTGACGCCGGCGGCGAGACGCAGCGCCTCCTATCCGTCAGGCAGCGCGGCGGTCGCGACGGCCTATGGCGAGGCCTTTGCGGCGCTGGAGCCGGACCGGGCCGAGGCCGTGCGCCGGATCGGCCACGAGATCGGGGTCAGCCGCCTGGTCTGCGCCATGCATTATCCGACCGATTTCGCGGTCGGCGAACGGATCGGGCGGGACGTCGCGGCCAAGGCCGTCGCCACCCCGGCCTTCCAGGCGGACATGACGGCGGCGAGGGCCGAGCTCGCGGCCGCGCGTCGCAGCGGCCTGACCAATCCCGGCTGCGCGGCCGAGCGCGCGGCCCTGGCGATCCCCTTGCCCTGA
- a CDS encoding ribonuclease translates to MTDTDSTKPEADCDDAREAADMGEKPDLGHKADTLIDALDGSDSGSDTRAGSLRGGSAAGTDDDPDSAKINARLAQEGSADKGAADQDDAAD, encoded by the coding sequence ATGACCGACACCGATTCCACCAAGCCCGAAGCGGATTGCGACGACGCCCGCGAAGCGGCCGACATGGGCGAAAAGCCGGATCTGGGTCACAAGGCGGATACGCTGATCGACGCCCTGGACGGCAGCGATTCGGGATCGGACACGCGGGCGGGTTCGCTGCGCGGCGGGTCGGCAGCAGGCACGGATGACGACCCGGATTCGGCCAAGATCAATGCGCGTCTGGCCCAAGAAGGCTCGGCCGATAAGGGCGCGGCGGATCAGGACGACGCCGCCGACTGA
- a CDS encoding LLM class flavin-dependent oxidoreductase: protein MIPFSVLDLSPIVEGGDARRALDETLALAQAADRLGYERFWLAEHHNMPGIASAATAIVIGHVAAGTERIRVGSGGVMLPNHAPLVVAEQFGTLETLFPGRIDLGLGRAPGTDGATARALRRYFEGADQFPRDVVELIQWFEPAAENQPVRAVPGAGLRVPIWLLGSSLFSAQLAGQLGLPYAFASHFAPELLLEALALYRREFVPSDRLAEPHAMAAINVFAADTDAEGVRLSTSMQQSFARLSTGKPGKLPPPVDDITTILTPQQIAGAKGRLLYSAIGGPETVKRQLTDFIALTGVDELMVTGMMFDNTARIRSLEIVAEVRDQMATKQAA from the coding sequence ATGATCCCGTTTTCAGTTCTCGACCTCTCCCCCATCGTCGAAGGCGGCGACGCCCGTCGCGCCCTAGACGAGACCCTGGCCCTGGCCCAGGCCGCCGACCGGCTCGGCTATGAGCGGTTCTGGCTGGCCGAACACCACAATATGCCCGGCATCGCCAGCGCCGCGACAGCCATTGTCATCGGTCATGTCGCGGCGGGGACCGAGCGCATCCGCGTCGGCTCCGGCGGCGTCATGCTGCCCAACCATGCGCCCCTGGTCGTCGCCGAACAGTTCGGCACGCTGGAGACCCTGTTCCCCGGCCGCATCGACCTCGGCCTGGGCCGCGCGCCCGGCACGGACGGCGCCACCGCCCGTGCGCTGCGGCGCTATTTCGAAGGCGCCGATCAGTTCCCCCGCGACGTCGTCGAACTGATCCAGTGGTTCGAGCCGGCCGCCGAAAATCAGCCCGTCCGCGCCGTGCCGGGCGCAGGCCTGCGCGTGCCGATCTGGCTGTTGGGCTCCAGCCTGTTCAGCGCCCAACTCGCCGGCCAGCTCGGCCTGCCCTACGCCTTCGCCAGCCATTTCGCGCCCGAACTGCTGCTGGAAGCCCTGGCCCTGTATCGCCGCGAATTCGTCCCGTCGGACCGTTTGGCCGAGCCCCACGCCATGGCCGCGATCAATGTCTTCGCCGCCGACACGGACGCCGAGGGCGTGCGCCTGTCCACCTCGATGCAGCAGAGCTTCGCCCGCCTCTCGACCGGCAAGCCGGGCAAGCTGCCGCCGCCCGTCGACGACATAACCACCATCCTGACGCCGCAGCAGATCGCCGGCGCCAAGGGCCGGCTGCTCTATTCCGCCATTGGCGGCCCCGAGACCGTCAAGCGCCAACTGACCGACTTCATCGCCCTGACCGGCGTGGACGAGCTGATGGTCACCGGCATGATGTTCGACAATACCGCCCGCATCCGCAGCCTGGAGATCGTGGCCGAGGTGCGTGATCAGATGGCGACGAAGCAGGCGGCCTAG
- a CDS encoding alpha/beta fold hydrolase: MRTRHIKTDGLVQQVLEAGFEDDNAPLVLLIHGFPELGISWRAQVEAISQAGYHVVAPDMRGYGGTDKPAAVEACSILHLVGDMVDLVRALGKASCVVVGHDWGAPVAWHCALLRPDLFTAVAGLSVPFQPRRPKGPPTAAMAAISKRARLGDLYISRFQAPDAHRALDADPAMALRKLFYAYDGATPADRRSTGFMPEGVALLDTIADEATLPPWMTEAHFDEYVQAFSVGGFEGPLNWYRAMDLNWSLTAFVQDQTITPPALFIVGEDDPVRHYAGGHEAGLKDWAPNLIRSVVVPGAGHWIQQERADEINRLLLDFLNVL, from the coding sequence ATGCGAACCCGGCATATCAAGACCGACGGTCTGGTCCAACAGGTTCTGGAAGCCGGGTTCGAGGATGACAACGCGCCGCTGGTCCTGCTGATCCACGGCTTTCCCGAACTGGGGATCAGTTGGCGCGCCCAGGTCGAGGCGATCTCGCAGGCGGGCTATCATGTCGTCGCTCCGGACATGCGGGGCTATGGCGGGACGGACAAGCCGGCGGCGGTGGAGGCCTGTTCCATTCTGCACTTGGTCGGGGACATGGTCGATCTGGTCCGGGCGCTGGGCAAGGCGTCTTGCGTCGTCGTCGGCCATGACTGGGGCGCGCCGGTGGCCTGGCATTGCGCCTTGTTGAGGCCGGATCTGTTCACGGCGGTCGCGGGCCTGTCGGTGCCGTTCCAGCCGCGCCGACCCAAGGGACCTCCCACCGCCGCCATGGCCGCCATCTCGAAACGGGCCCGGCTGGGCGACCTCTATATCAGCCGATTCCAGGCGCCGGACGCGCACCGCGCGCTGGACGCCGATCCGGCGATGGCGCTGAGGAAGCTGTTTTACGCCTATGACGGCGCGACCCCCGCCGACCGCAGATCGACCGGCTTCATGCCGGAAGGCGTGGCCCTGCTGGATACCATCGCCGACGAGGCGACCCTGCCGCCATGGATGACCGAGGCGCATTTCGACGAATATGTGCAGGCCTTCTCAGTCGGCGGATTCGAAGGACCCCTGAACTGGTATCGGGCGATGGACCTGAACTGGTCGCTGACGGCCTTCGTGCAGGACCAAACGATCACCCCGCCCGCCCTGTTCATCGTCGGTGAGGACGACCCTGTGCGCCATTACGCCGGCGGGCACGAGGCGGGCCTGAAGGACTGGGCGCCCAACCTGATCCGCTCCGTCGTCGTGCCGGGCGCGGGTCACTGGATCCAGCAGGAACGGGCGGACGAGATCAACCGCCTGCTGCTGGATTTCCTGAACGTCCTCTAG
- a CDS encoding aldo/keto reductase: MTRLVTFADGTTVPALGQGTWELGDDPAWRDEEQQALARGIDLGMTLIDTAELYGDGRSERLVGEVIAGRRDEVFLVSKVRPENASEMKMMLACEKSLERLGVERLDLYLLHWEGHVPLEETVEAFRDLVDEGMIARWGVSNLDLRAMEQLMEIEGGEDCAANQLLYNLASRGVEFDLFPWMQARDMPMMAYSPLGRGELLEQPLIRDIANRHSASPAQVALAAVLRHDGVIAIPKASSVEHVEANADVLDIQFDLEDLERLDAAFPPPKHAVPLDII, from the coding sequence ATGACCCGCCTCGTCACCTTTGCGGACGGTACGACCGTTCCCGCCCTCGGCCAAGGCACCTGGGAGCTGGGCGACGACCCGGCCTGGCGCGATGAGGAGCAGCAGGCCCTGGCGCGCGGCATCGACCTGGGCATGACGCTGATCGACACGGCTGAACTCTATGGCGACGGCCGGTCGGAGCGGCTGGTGGGCGAGGTCATCGCCGGACGCCGCGATGAGGTCTTTTTGGTCTCCAAGGTCCGGCCTGAGAATGCGTCGGAGATGAAGATGATGCTGGCCTGCGAGAAGTCGCTGGAACGGCTCGGCGTAGAGCGGCTGGACCTCTACTTGCTGCACTGGGAAGGCCATGTGCCGCTCGAGGAGACCGTCGAAGCCTTCCGCGATCTGGTCGACGAAGGGATGATCGCCCGCTGGGGCGTGTCGAACCTGGACCTGCGCGCCATGGAGCAGTTGATGGAGATCGAGGGGGGCGAGGACTGCGCCGCCAACCAGCTGCTCTATAATCTCGCCTCGCGCGGGGTGGAGTTCGACCTCTTCCCGTGGATGCAGGCGCGCGACATGCCGATGATGGCCTATTCGCCGCTTGGGCGCGGTGAACTGCTGGAGCAGCCCCTGATCCGCGACATCGCCAATCGCCATTCCGCCAGCCCGGCCCAGGTGGCGCTGGCCGCCGTCCTGCGCCACGACGGCGTCATCGCCATCCCCAAGGCCAGTTCGGTCGAACACGTCGAGGCCAACGCCGACGTGCTGGACATCCAGTTCGACCTGGAGGATCTGGAACGGCTGGATGCGGCCTTTCCGCCCCCGAAACACGCCGTGCCGCTGGATATCATCTAG
- a CDS encoding HIT domain-containing protein, which yields MMGFEVAPAFEAGSLAAAEWPLCHVRLQDDARFPWLILIPCVEGAVELEDLSVEQRTMLMEETVRAGALVRRLGAVEKLNVGAIGNVTAQLHVHVVGRRRDDSLWPDPVWGRGPVVPYTDDERARRLAIVAGG from the coding sequence CTGATGGGGTTCGAGGTCGCGCCCGCCTTCGAGGCGGGCTCCCTCGCCGCCGCCGAATGGCCGCTGTGCCATGTGCGGCTGCAGGACGACGCCCGCTTTCCCTGGCTGATCCTGATCCCCTGCGTCGAGGGGGCGGTGGAGCTGGAGGATCTGAGCGTCGAACAGCGGACAATGTTGATGGAGGAGACGGTGCGGGCCGGGGCGCTGGTTCGTCGGCTGGGTGCGGTCGAAAAACTGAACGTCGGCGCCATCGGCAACGTGACGGCGCAACTGCATGTCCATGTGGTCGGCCGCCGCCGCGACGACAGTCTTTGGCCCGATCCGGTATGGGGGCGCGGGCCGGTTGTTCCGTATACGGACGACGAGCGGGCCCGGCGGCTGGCGATCGTCGCCGGCGGCTAG
- a CDS encoding SIMPL domain-containing protein: MRRSFAFALLLASVATPVLAQTPPATIGDRYIPAPWWMRDPVIASVGQVRVEIQANRAFVSASFQSVDRSVAEASRAAADQVRALSQALSAYGADKVRVETSVTTRPLYDQYRDENGVMRDNTRADRVARYQADASVNVTVRDVRLIERVYATIVASRPTSIGQVNFNLEPDNSWKANLQAEAMKDARRRAEAAATNAGATLGRVKIIDPSGRVCQTDVLAGWPSYAAGGGQETTVDDIVVTGSRVRAETAFAPPPAPPPAPMAGGSGPSEADIQAARLALQPPLQVMTDSACVIYGLN; encoded by the coding sequence ATGCGCCGTTCATTCGCTTTCGCCCTGCTGCTGGCGTCGGTCGCCACGCCTGTCCTGGCCCAGACGCCGCCCGCGACCATCGGCGACCGCTATATCCCCGCGCCTTGGTGGATGCGTGATCCGGTCATCGCCTCCGTCGGCCAGGTGCGGGTGGAGATTCAGGCCAACCGCGCCTTCGTTTCGGCCAGCTTCCAGTCGGTGGACCGCAGCGTCGCCGAGGCCTCGCGCGCAGCCGCCGATCAGGTTCGGGCGCTGAGCCAGGCCCTGTCGGCCTATGGCGCGGACAAGGTGCGGGTCGAGACCAGCGTCACCACCCGGCCGCTCTATGACCAATACCGCGACGAAAACGGGGTGATGCGCGACAACACCCGCGCCGACCGTGTGGCCCGGTATCAGGCCGACGCTTCGGTCAATGTGACGGTGCGCGACGTACGCCTGATCGAGCGGGTCTATGCGACCATCGTGGCCTCGCGTCCGACCTCGATCGGACAGGTGAACTTCAACCTGGAGCCGGACAACAGCTGGAAGGCCAATCTGCAGGCCGAGGCGATGAAGGATGCGCGTCGCCGGGCCGAGGCGGCGGCGACGAATGCGGGTGCGACCCTGGGCCGGGTCAAGATCATCGATCCGTCGGGGCGGGTCTGTCAGACGGACGTGCTGGCGGGCTGGCCTTCTTACGCCGCAGGGGGCGGGCAGGAAACGACGGTGGACGACATCGTGGTGACGGGCTCGCGGGTGCGAGCAGAGACGGCCTTTGCACCCCCGCCTGCGCCTCCTCCTGCGCCTATGGCGGGCGGATCGGGACCCAGCGAGGCGGACATTCAGGCGGCGCGGCTGGCGCTGCAACCGCCCTTGCAGGTGATGACAGACAGCGCCTGCGTCATCTACGGACTGAACTGA
- the mdh gene encoding malate dehydrogenase, protein MARAKIALIGAGMIGGTLAHVAAREALGDVILFDIAEGTPQGKALDIAEASAVFGQDVALKGANDYADIAGADVCIVTAGVPRKPGMSRDDLIGINLKVMKAVGEGIKAHAPNAFVICITNPLDAMVWALQKFSGLPKEKVVGMAGVLDSARFAYFLAEKTGVSVQDIHAWTLGGHGDDMVPMVRHSTVGGLPLPDAVAAGFLSQDELDAIVERTRKGGGEIVALLKTGSAFYAPAESAIAMAKSYLLDQKRVLPCAVWLSGEYGLSDLYVGVPALIGAGGVEKIVEFTTNDEEKAMFEKSVASVQGLLQACKDIDSSLA, encoded by the coding sequence ATGGCTCGCGCGAAGATCGCCCTTATCGGCGCCGGCATGATCGGCGGAACCCTGGCCCACGTGGCCGCGCGCGAAGCCCTGGGCGACGTGATCCTGTTCGACATCGCCGAAGGCACCCCGCAGGGCAAGGCGCTGGACATCGCCGAGGCCTCGGCCGTCTTCGGCCAGGACGTGGCCCTGAAGGGCGCCAACGACTATGCCGACATCGCGGGCGCCGACGTCTGCATCGTCACCGCCGGCGTGCCGCGCAAGCCGGGCATGAGCCGCGACGACTTGATCGGCATCAACCTGAAGGTCATGAAGGCCGTCGGCGAGGGCATCAAGGCCCACGCCCCCAACGCCTTCGTCATCTGCATCACCAACCCGCTCGACGCCATGGTCTGGGCCCTGCAGAAATTCTCGGGCCTGCCCAAGGAGAAGGTCGTCGGCATGGCCGGCGTGCTGGACTCGGCCCGCTTCGCCTACTTCCTGGCTGAAAAGACCGGCGTGTCGGTGCAGGACATCCACGCCTGGACCCTGGGCGGTCACGGCGACGACATGGTGCCGATGGTGCGCCACTCGACCGTCGGCGGCCTGCCCCTGCCGGACGCCGTCGCCGCGGGCTTCCTGTCGCAGGACGAGCTGGACGCCATCGTCGAGCGCACCCGCAAGGGCGGCGGCGAGATCGTGGCCCTGCTGAAGACCGGCTCGGCCTTCTACGCCCCGGCTGAATCCGCCATCGCCATGGCCAAGTCCTACCTGCTGGACCAGAAGCGCGTCCTGCCCTGCGCCGTCTGGCTGTCGGGCGAATACGGCCTGTCGGACCTCTACGTCGGCGTCCCCGCCCTGATCGGCGCCGGCGGCGTCGAGAAGATCGTCGAGTTCACCACCAACGACGAAGAAAAGGCGATGTTCGAAAAGTCCGTCGCCTCGGTCCAGGGCCTGCTGCAGGCCTGCAAGGACATCGATTCCTCGCTGGCTTAA
- a CDS encoding YbjN domain-containing protein: MRPLALAAALSLTLSPLTAGGAFAQTAPATASRGLTPAEVATWITGLGGRVGPVQTENGLTFFTVTNAGLTWAVFFYGCEASGCGEVQFSAVVPGAGATLDKVNAWNRDNRYLKAFHTAAETPTATVQYDVVVLSGEGVTQLADPLTVWLQLLPQFAGQMGYTPPA, encoded by the coding sequence ATGCGCCCTCTCGCCCTCGCCGCCGCCCTTTCTTTGACCTTATCGCCGCTGACGGCGGGAGGAGCGTTCGCGCAAACGGCGCCGGCGACGGCCAGTCGCGGGCTGACGCCGGCCGAGGTCGCGACGTGGATCACCGGGCTGGGCGGGCGGGTCGGGCCTGTGCAGACCGAGAACGGCCTGACCTTCTTCACCGTGACCAATGCGGGCCTGACCTGGGCGGTCTTCTTCTATGGCTGCGAGGCGTCTGGCTGCGGCGAGGTTCAGTTCAGCGCCGTGGTGCCGGGCGCCGGCGCGACGCTGGACAAGGTCAACGCCTGGAACCGCGACAACCGCTATCTGAAAGCCTTCCACACCGCCGCCGAAACGCCGACGGCGACGGTGCAGTACGATGTCGTCGTGCTGTCGGGCGAAGGCGTGACGCAACTGGCGGACCCGTTGACGGTCTGGCTGCAACTGCTGCCCCAGTTTGCGGGCCAGATGGGCTATACGCCGCCCGCTTGA
- the zapE gene encoding cell division protein ZapE, with translation MTSRIRNAYDIRVEEGVLTPDPAQESVITALERLEVDLAKRGLFGKAPEVRGVYLYGPPGRGKSMLMDLFYSATPEPRKTRAHFHAFMARIHDLVKQWREGDAKTRKAVFGTHRGDDPIPPIAKLIASEARLLCFDELQVTDIADAMILGRLFEALFEDRVVLAITSNRAPEDLYKNGINRQLFLPFIGIIRERCVVVETAGARDWRLDRMTSAQVWHTPDDRAAFEALWRELKGGEPEEPAHLSVLGRDVVVQRTVGSMARATFAELCARPLGPQDYLAIAQRFHTLFLEDVPILSSANHHEARRLVTLVDALYEAKTKLIVLAAAKPEALYTEGVGAFEFERTVSRFNEMQSKDWLAHVRD, from the coding sequence ATGACCTCCCGTATCCGCAACGCCTACGACATCCGCGTGGAAGAGGGCGTGCTGACGCCCGATCCGGCGCAGGAGAGCGTGATCACGGCGCTGGAGCGGCTCGAGGTCGATCTGGCCAAACGCGGCCTGTTCGGCAAGGCGCCGGAGGTGCGGGGCGTCTATCTCTACGGCCCGCCCGGACGCGGCAAGTCGATGCTGATGGACCTGTTCTATTCGGCGACGCCGGAGCCGCGAAAGACGCGCGCGCACTTTCACGCCTTCATGGCCCGTATCCACGACCTGGTGAAACAGTGGCGCGAAGGGGATGCGAAGACCCGCAAGGCCGTGTTCGGAACCCACAGGGGCGACGACCCCATCCCGCCGATCGCGAAGCTGATCGCGTCGGAAGCCCGGCTGCTGTGTTTCGACGAACTGCAGGTCACCGACATCGCCGACGCCATGATCCTGGGCCGGTTGTTCGAAGCCCTGTTCGAGGATCGGGTGGTGCTGGCCATCACCTCGAACCGCGCGCCGGAGGACCTCTACAAGAACGGCATCAACCGCCAGCTCTTCCTGCCCTTCATCGGCATCATCCGCGAGCGTTGCGTGGTGGTCGAGACGGCCGGGGCGCGGGACTGGCGGCTGGACCGGATGACCTCGGCCCAGGTCTGGCACACGCCGGACGACCGCGCGGCGTTCGAGGCGTTATGGCGCGAGCTGAAGGGGGGCGAACCGGAGGAGCCGGCGCACCTGAGCGTGTTGGGCCGCGATGTGGTGGTGCAGCGCACCGTGGGATCGATGGCGCGGGCGACGTTTGCGGAGCTGTGCGCCAGGCCGCTGGGGCCGCAGGACTATCTGGCCATCGCCCAGCGGTTCCACACCCTGTTCCTGGAAGACGTGCCGATCCTGAGTTCGGCCAACCACCACGAGGCGCGGCGTCTGGTGACCCTGGTGGACGCCCTCTATGAGGCCAAGACCAAACTCATCGTGCTGGCGGCGGCCAAGCCGGAGGCTCTCTATACCGAAGGGGTGGGGGCGTTCGAGTTCGAGCGCACCGTGTCGCGCTTCAATGAAATGCAGAGCAAGGACTGGCTGGCGCACGTCCGCGACTGA
- a CDS encoding aspartate-semialdehyde dehydrogenase, whose product MGYRVAIVGATGNVGREMLNILEELEFPVDEIHAIASRKSKGVEVSFGDKTVKCQDIEQFDFSKVDIVLMSAGGAVSKEWSEKIGKAGPIVIDNSSAFRKDADVPLIVPEVNPDAIKDATKKNIIANPNCSTIQLVTALKPLHDAAKIKRVVVSTYQSVSGAGKEGMDELWNQTKAIYGLGDATPKKFPKQIAFNVIPYIGSFLEDGSTDEEKKMSDETHKMLDPDIQVTVTCVRVPVFVGHSEAVNVQFDRPIEPDEARAILREAPGVLVIDKQEHDGYITPVDAASEHAVYVSRIRKDPTVENGLNLWVVSDNLRKGAALNAVQIAQLLDETGVIKSSSGYRSITV is encoded by the coding sequence ATGGGTTATCGCGTCGCCATCGTCGGAGCCACGGGCAATGTGGGCCGCGAAATGCTGAACATCCTCGAGGAGCTGGAATTCCCCGTCGATGAAATCCACGCCATCGCCTCGCGCAAGTCCAAGGGCGTCGAGGTCTCCTTCGGCGACAAGACCGTCAAATGCCAGGACATCGAACAGTTCGACTTCTCAAAGGTCGACATCGTCCTGATGTCCGCCGGCGGCGCGGTGTCCAAGGAATGGTCCGAGAAGATCGGCAAGGCCGGTCCTATCGTGATCGACAACTCCTCGGCCTTCCGCAAGGACGCCGACGTGCCGCTGATCGTGCCCGAGGTGAACCCCGACGCCATCAAGGATGCGACCAAGAAGAACATCATCGCCAACCCCAATTGCTCGACCATCCAGCTGGTGACGGCGCTGAAGCCGCTGCACGATGCGGCCAAGATCAAGCGGGTGGTCGTCTCGACCTATCAGTCGGTGTCTGGCGCCGGTAAGGAAGGCATGGACGAGCTGTGGAACCAGACCAAGGCCATCTACGGCCTGGGCGACGCCACGCCCAAGAAGTTCCCCAAACAGATCGCCTTCAACGTCATCCCCTACATCGGTTCCTTCCTCGAGGACGGCTCCACCGACGAGGAGAAGAAGATGTCGGACGAGACGCACAAGATGCTGGACCCCGACATTCAGGTCACCGTCACCTGCGTGCGCGTGCCGGTCTTCGTGGGTCACTCCGAGGCCGTGAACGTCCAGTTCGACCGCCCCATCGAACCCGACGAGGCCCGCGCCATCCTGCGCGAGGCGCCCGGCGTGCTGGTCATCGATAAACAGGAGCACGACGGCTATATCACCCCCGTCGACGCCGCCAGCGAACATGCCGTCTATGTCAGCCGCATCCGCAAGGACCCGACCGTCGAGAACGGCCTGAACCTTTGGGTCGTGTCTGACAACCTGCGCAAGGGCGCCGCCCTGAACGCCGTCCAGATCGCCCAGCTGCTGGACGAGACCGGCGTGATCAAGTCGTCGTCGGGATATCGTTCGATCACGGTCTGA